A genomic stretch from Chitinophaga agri includes:
- a CDS encoding alpha-2-macroglobulin family protein, with translation MAQFNYDSHWKKIQELDGKSLFRSALQELDIISEIAVKQQNEAQLLKTYIYRIKYLATLDEEEIGPEKTRAWKTASFSPTARAILKSIQAETLLRYLQNNRYELYSRTDVQGDTSMDVSTWSEARLHREIAAAYDASLKDAALLKKTDISKYDDILKQGAGNGRKLRPTLYDLLAHRALEYYKSGESMITSPENQFELVDQAAFAPAQVFMQHSFATADSSSLQYKALVLLQELMRLHANNKTALLDVDLERMAYVNEVAVLPEKEASYLALLTASEQAYAGEKEVTVIIARLASLYYQASQNNGTSINGMSPSEAARHAKALAEKGLALAPGSMGSAQCADLLTTITTKQLQLKTELVNLPGLPFRSLVTYRNTDKIYLRAVPIDESFRSALRAAQYDYRDTTNRYWRLMLEKQPVKSWEQALPGTDDYREHNAEIKVDALPLGMYIIVASVKQNFSLKDNLLAIQFVHVSNISYILREYNESDITNRFYTLHRGTGQPLAGTKLMIWSQVGSGQKEVSKVEQTYTAGKDGAIDLTWPAKRENVRLQWVNGEDDLFIDEHKYVYSYKYQQQSDDLKDKHTSFLFTDRAIYRPGQTLYFKGIVLRKEGKTSRVVADMPATIQLYDVNGELVDSMKVRSGEYGTYSGKFTLPTGRLNGEFHIQEASGEGHTAFNVEEYKRPKFYVEFEPVRGTYRVNDSVKVTAKALAYAGNNIGGAKVEYRVVRTARFPYPWLMWRIPYRSDSREITHGETKTGADGSFTVSFDAIPDGKVPASLKPIFSYTVSATVTDINGETHSEEQSVSAGYQALEVNIGLAKRLLAKDLDSVRITTQNLNGNFEPADINISVSPVKRPNRLLRSRYWDKPDQFTISQAEYENLFPHDVYNDEDNEESWTREKAVLNASVTTNERSRIALGKQQLAAGWYELNVSTKDKYGQEVIQKHLFELVDLEAKKPSYPVYLWQYVSAKSIEPGEKKLIRIGSSAKDVHVLQLFAQQDKKEAFSSFGVNNTIENRDYTAQEADRGNVMFQYAFVKDNRIYTLTETVAVPWTNKQLDITIGTHRDKLLPGEKEKWQVKIRGYKGEQAAAEMLATMYDASLDEFREQSWSAPSVYPYLYSYKYWTAADNFKVQYSIGRDDIKRKRTPEAKPFSYDYLNWFDWYMSGAYMLLNDASGNKQEVDIVGYENRRRMVMKRGRVDAMREAVPMAAPVASLQAGLLEDAKGTGVIEPPPPPGASNDFAFSKIPGAPEATQGQSDKPAETIQPRKNFNETAFFLPDLRTDKDGNITFEFTVPEALTRWKFLSLAHTKDAAFGTAETSIVTQKPLMVQPNAPRFMREGDKIEFSAKISNLADSTLKGEARLELLDATTMQPVDGWFQNLFPVQHFTVEKGQSTAVTFPVQIPFNFNSSLVYRVVAVSGKYSDGEENALPVLTNTMLVTETLPLSMRGNGTRTFTMPKLLSSGSSETLHQHSFTLEYTANPAWYAVQALPYLMEYPYECSEQIFNRYYANTLATHIANVVPGVKTTFEKWRTTDTAALQSNLQKNEELKSVLLQETPWVLEAKNESEQKKRIALLFDLKRMISEQKRAIEQLRERQMSNGAFPWFNGMSEDRFITQYILSGLGRLNDVGALTAEDAVVAEDIITNGLNYIDKATDASYHNLKKSKVDMNAQHIGYLETHYLYTRNLMKSQELPGEFREAYQYYITQAKKYWTKMDIYPQAMLAVVFNRSGDAKTAAEIIRSLKERAIINPETGMSWKALRGGYWWYEAPVETQAMLIAAFKEVGNDSAAVGDMKTWLLKNKQTNSWSTTKATADACYAMLLGGSNWLEVTPAISIKAGNATVSSTTEKTEAGTGYFKKRFNTTEVKPDMGTIAVTVEDSKGQPSWGAAYWQYFEQLDKITSAATPLKLEKELFIEKNTGAGPVLTAITDGNTLKVGNRVKVRVVMRVDRDMEYVHLKDMRAACFEPESVLSECKWQNGVSYYESTKDASTNFFFSSLPKGTYVFEYTLFVTHQGNFSNGISTAQCMYAPEFSAHSEGIRVKVTE, from the coding sequence ATGGCACAGTTTAACTATGACTCCCACTGGAAGAAGATTCAGGAACTGGACGGGAAAAGTCTCTTCAGATCGGCTCTTCAGGAACTGGATATTATTTCAGAAATTGCTGTAAAACAGCAAAATGAGGCCCAGTTGCTTAAAACTTACATCTACAGGATCAAATACCTGGCTACCCTGGACGAAGAGGAAATCGGGCCGGAAAAGACCCGCGCCTGGAAGACGGCTTCCTTTTCTCCGACTGCCAGGGCTATCCTGAAAAGCATTCAGGCGGAAACCCTGTTGAGATACCTGCAGAATAACAGGTATGAGCTCTACAGCCGCACAGATGTGCAGGGCGATACGTCTATGGATGTATCTACCTGGAGTGAAGCCCGCCTCCACAGGGAGATCGCGGCGGCATATGATGCGTCTCTGAAGGATGCTGCACTGCTTAAAAAGACTGATATCAGTAAGTATGACGATATCCTGAAACAGGGTGCCGGCAATGGCCGTAAACTGCGTCCTACCTTATATGACCTGCTGGCACATCGTGCCCTGGAATACTATAAATCAGGAGAAAGCATGATCACCAGTCCGGAGAACCAGTTCGAGCTGGTAGACCAGGCAGCCTTTGCACCTGCACAGGTATTTATGCAGCATTCCTTCGCAACTGCTGATTCTTCCTCCCTGCAATACAAAGCGCTGGTACTGTTACAGGAACTGATGCGCTTACATGCGAATAATAAAACTGCCCTGCTGGATGTGGACCTGGAAAGGATGGCATATGTGAACGAAGTGGCTGTATTGCCAGAGAAAGAAGCGTCTTACCTGGCATTACTCACTGCTTCAGAGCAGGCATATGCCGGTGAGAAAGAAGTAACGGTGATCATTGCCAGACTTGCCTCACTCTACTATCAGGCCAGTCAGAATAACGGTACGTCTATCAATGGAATGTCTCCATCAGAAGCTGCCAGACATGCAAAAGCTTTAGCTGAAAAAGGTCTTGCACTCGCGCCCGGATCAATGGGTAGTGCCCAGTGCGCGGACCTGCTGACTACAATCACTACAAAACAGCTGCAACTCAAAACTGAACTGGTGAACCTCCCGGGCTTACCTTTCCGTTCACTCGTTACCTATCGTAATACCGATAAGATCTATTTAAGAGCAGTACCTATTGACGAATCATTCCGTAGTGCCCTGCGCGCAGCTCAGTATGACTATCGTGATACCACAAACCGTTACTGGCGTTTAATGCTGGAAAAGCAGCCGGTAAAGTCATGGGAACAGGCATTGCCTGGCACTGATGATTATCGCGAACATAACGCGGAAATAAAGGTGGATGCACTGCCTTTGGGCATGTATATTATCGTGGCGAGCGTAAAACAAAATTTCTCTCTGAAGGATAACCTGCTGGCAATACAGTTTGTACATGTGTCTAACATCAGTTACATATTGCGTGAGTATAATGAGAGTGATATCACTAACAGATTCTATACACTGCACCGCGGAACCGGACAGCCATTAGCAGGTACAAAACTGATGATCTGGTCGCAGGTAGGCTCCGGTCAGAAAGAAGTAAGCAAGGTAGAGCAAACATACACTGCTGGTAAGGATGGGGCGATAGACCTGACATGGCCTGCCAAGCGTGAGAATGTAAGATTGCAATGGGTAAACGGTGAAGATGACCTGTTCATCGATGAACACAAGTATGTATATAGTTATAAGTATCAGCAGCAGTCTGATGACCTGAAAGATAAGCATACCAGTTTCCTGTTTACAGACCGCGCTATTTATCGTCCCGGTCAAACGCTTTACTTCAAAGGCATCGTGTTAAGAAAAGAAGGGAAAACCAGTAGGGTGGTGGCGGACATGCCAGCTACCATACAGTTGTATGATGTAAATGGTGAACTCGTAGACAGTATGAAGGTGAGGTCCGGTGAATATGGTACTTATTCTGGCAAATTTACACTTCCTACCGGCCGTTTGAATGGTGAGTTCCATATTCAGGAAGCGAGTGGTGAAGGCCACACTGCTTTCAATGTAGAAGAGTATAAACGTCCAAAATTCTATGTGGAATTTGAGCCGGTACGTGGTACTTACCGTGTGAACGATTCTGTAAAAGTGACTGCGAAAGCATTGGCTTATGCAGGTAATAATATCGGTGGCGCAAAAGTAGAATACCGTGTGGTAAGAACTGCCCGTTTCCCTTATCCCTGGCTGATGTGGAGAATTCCGTATCGCAGCGATTCCCGTGAGATCACACATGGGGAGACAAAAACAGGTGCGGATGGTAGCTTTACTGTATCATTCGACGCAATACCTGACGGGAAAGTACCTGCATCATTGAAGCCGATCTTCTCGTATACTGTATCTGCTACGGTTACGGATATCAATGGGGAGACGCACAGTGAAGAGCAGTCAGTGAGTGCTGGTTATCAGGCATTGGAAGTAAATATCGGTTTGGCGAAAAGACTGCTGGCAAAAGACCTGGATTCAGTAAGGATCACCACACAGAACCTGAATGGTAACTTTGAGCCTGCTGATATTAACATCTCTGTGAGTCCGGTAAAGCGCCCCAACCGTTTATTAAGGTCCAGATACTGGGATAAACCTGATCAGTTTACTATATCGCAGGCGGAGTATGAAAATCTATTCCCACATGATGTGTATAATGATGAAGATAACGAGGAAAGCTGGACAAGAGAGAAAGCGGTGTTAAATGCGTCAGTAACGACAAATGAAAGGTCACGTATTGCGTTGGGCAAACAGCAATTAGCCGCTGGTTGGTATGAGCTGAATGTAAGTACTAAAGATAAGTACGGTCAGGAAGTGATACAGAAGCACTTATTTGAACTGGTTGATCTGGAAGCGAAGAAGCCGTCTTATCCTGTGTATCTGTGGCAATATGTAAGTGCAAAGAGCATAGAGCCAGGGGAGAAAAAACTGATCCGTATTGGTTCCTCTGCGAAGGATGTGCATGTATTGCAATTGTTCGCTCAGCAGGATAAGAAAGAAGCATTCAGTAGCTTCGGTGTTAATAATACCATTGAAAACAGGGATTATACCGCACAGGAAGCGGACAGAGGAAACGTCATGTTCCAGTACGCTTTTGTAAAGGATAACAGGATCTATACCCTGACAGAAACAGTGGCGGTACCATGGACTAACAAACAACTGGATATTACTATTGGTACACACCGTGATAAACTGTTACCGGGTGAGAAAGAGAAATGGCAGGTGAAGATCAGGGGATACAAAGGAGAGCAGGCGGCAGCTGAAATGTTAGCAACTATGTATGATGCATCCCTGGATGAGTTCCGTGAGCAATCCTGGTCTGCACCATCAGTATATCCTTACCTGTATAGCTATAAATACTGGACAGCAGCTGATAACTTTAAAGTACAGTATTCTATTGGCCGTGATGATATCAAACGTAAGAGAACGCCGGAGGCTAAGCCATTCTCTTATGATTATCTGAACTGGTTTGACTGGTATATGTCGGGTGCGTATATGTTACTAAATGATGCAAGTGGTAATAAACAGGAAGTAGATATCGTAGGATATGAGAACAGAAGGAGAATGGTGATGAAGCGTGGTAGGGTTGATGCAATGCGGGAAGCAGTGCCGATGGCAGCTCCGGTGGCTTCGCTTCAGGCTGGTTTATTGGAAGATGCTAAAGGTACAGGTGTAATCGAGCCACCTCCTCCTCCGGGAGCAAGCAATGATTTTGCTTTTAGTAAAATCCCGGGTGCTCCTGAAGCTACACAAGGTCAATCTGACAAACCGGCTGAAACTATTCAGCCACGTAAAAACTTCAACGAAACAGCCTTCTTCCTGCCGGATCTGCGCACAGATAAAGATGGTAATATCACTTTTGAGTTTACCGTTCCTGAGGCACTGACCCGCTGGAAATTCCTCTCACTGGCGCATACAAAAGATGCTGCATTTGGGACTGCTGAAACCAGCATTGTTACACAGAAACCACTGATGGTGCAGCCCAATGCACCGCGTTTTATGCGTGAAGGAGATAAGATTGAGTTCTCTGCCAAGATCAGCAACCTTGCTGATAGTACACTGAAAGGTGAAGCAAGACTCGAACTGCTGGATGCAACCACCATGCAACCTGTAGACGGCTGGTTCCAGAACCTGTTCCCAGTACAGCATTTCACGGTAGAGAAAGGGCAAAGTACAGCAGTGACTTTCCCGGTACAGATACCATTCAACTTTAACAGTTCTCTGGTATACCGCGTTGTTGCGGTATCTGGTAAGTATAGTGATGGCGAAGAGAACGCATTGCCGGTACTGACCAACACCATGCTCGTCACGGAAACATTGCCACTCTCCATGCGCGGCAATGGTACACGTACTTTCACCATGCCTAAACTGCTCAGCAGCGGATCATCGGAAACATTACATCAGCATTCCTTCACACTGGAATATACAGCTAACCCTGCATGGTATGCAGTACAGGCACTCCCTTATCTGATGGAGTATCCATATGAATGTTCTGAGCAGATCTTCAACAGGTACTATGCAAATACATTGGCTACACATATCGCGAATGTCGTACCTGGTGTAAAGACCACATTTGAAAAATGGCGTACTACTGATACAGCTGCATTGCAGAGTAACCTGCAAAAGAATGAGGAGCTGAAATCTGTATTACTGCAGGAGACACCATGGGTGCTGGAAGCCAAGAATGAATCTGAGCAGAAGAAACGTATCGCGCTGCTATTTGATCTGAAACGTATGATCAGTGAGCAGAAACGGGCGATTGAGCAGTTAAGGGAACGTCAGATGAGCAATGGTGCATTCCCATGGTTCAATGGTATGTCGGAAGACCGTTTTATTACACAGTACATCCTTTCCGGCTTAGGTCGTTTGAATGATGTAGGCGCGTTGACAGCGGAAGATGCTGTTGTTGCTGAGGATATCATCACGAATGGATTGAACTACATTGACAAAGCAACGGATGCATCCTATCATAACCTGAAGAAATCAAAGGTGGATATGAATGCGCAGCACATCGGATATCTGGAAACACATTATTTGTACACACGTAATCTGATGAAATCACAGGAGCTGCCTGGCGAGTTCAGAGAAGCCTATCAATACTACATTACCCAGGCGAAGAAATACTGGACAAAGATGGATATCTATCCGCAGGCAATGTTAGCGGTTGTATTCAACAGAAGCGGCGATGCTAAAACAGCAGCAGAGATCATCCGTTCACTGAAAGAACGTGCGATCATCAATCCTGAAACGGGTATGAGCTGGAAGGCACTGCGCGGTGGTTACTGGTGGTACGAAGCGCCGGTAGAAACCCAGGCGATGCTGATCGCCGCATTTAAAGAAGTGGGTAATGATTCAGCAGCCGTAGGCGATATGAAAACATGGTTACTGAAGAATAAACAGACCAACAGCTGGAGTACGACCAAAGCAACTGCTGACGCATGTTACGCGATGCTGCTAGGTGGTAGCAACTGGCTGGAAGTAACACCTGCTATCAGTATAAAAGCAGGTAATGCTACTGTAAGCAGTACTACTGAAAAGACGGAAGCAGGTACCGGATATTTCAAGAAACGTTTCAATACGACCGAAGTAAAACCTGATATGGGTACCATCGCTGTAACTGTAGAAGACAGCAAAGGACAACCATCATGGGGCGCTGCTTACTGGCAGTATTTTGAGCAACTGGATAAGATCACCAGTGCTGCTACTCCGCTGAAACTGGAAAAGGAGCTGTTCATTGAGAAGAATACTGGCGCTGGTCCTGTACTGACAGCGATCACTGATGGTAATACGCTGAAGGTGGGTAACCGTGTGAAAGTGCGTGTTGTGATGCGTGTAGATCGTGACATGGAATACGTTCACCTGAAAGATATGCGTGCCGCCTGCTTCGAACCAGAAAGCGTGCTGAGTGAATGTAAATGGCAGAATGGAGTAAGTTATTATGAAAGCACAAAAGATGCGAGTACCAATTTCTTCTTTAGTAGTCTGCCAAAAGGTACCTATGTGTTTGAATATACCTTGTTCGTTACTCACCAGGGTAACTTCAGCAATGGTATCAGCACCGCACAATGTATGTATGCACCGGAGTTCAGTGCACACAGCGAAGGTATCAGAGTGAAGGTGACGGAGTAA